GACCATGCGGCCAAAGCTGGAGCCGTGATGCTCACCCGCGGTTTCCTCTTCGACCAGCACGAAGCGGCCATCCTGCTGCTCGACGAACGGCAGCGGTGCGAAGGGCGCCAGCGCTTCCGACAGCACCACCGGCCCCGAACCCGGGCCACCGCCGCCATGCGGGGTGGAAAAGGTCTTGTGCAGGTTGATGTGCATCGCATCGACGCCAAGGTCGCCGGGGCGCACCTTGCCGACGATCGCGTTGAAGTTTGCGCCGTCGCAATAGACGTACCCGCCGGCGGCATGGACCGCGTCGCTGATTGTCTTGAGATCGCGCTCGAACAGGCCGCAGGTATTGGGGTTGGTGATCATCACCCCCGCCACGTCCGGCCCCAGCCGCGCTGTGAGCGCCGCGACATCGACGCGCCCGTCCGGAGTCGCCGGAATATCCTCGACCGTGAAGCCCGCGAACGCCGCCGTCGCCGGGTTGGTGCCGTGCGCGCTTTCGGGGACCAGCACCACGCGGCGATCCTCGCCCCGTGCTTCCAGCGCTGCCTTGATCGCCAGGATGCCGCACAGCTCGCCATGCGCGCCCGCCTTGGGCGACATCGCCACGGCCTTCATCCCGGTCAGCGTGACCAGCCAGTGCGCCAGCTGATCGATAACCTCCAGCGCGCCCTGCACCGTATCGACCGGCTGAAGCGGGTGGATGTCGGCAAAGCCCGGCAGCCGCGCCATCCGCTCGTTGAGGCGCGGATTATGCTTCATCGTGCAACTGCCCAGCGGGAAGAAGCCGAGGTCGATCCCGTAATTCTGGCGCGACAGGCGGGTGTAATGACGCACCGCCTCCGGTTCGCTCAGGCCGGGGAGACCGATATCCTTGTTGCGATTCAAACCGCCAAGGCGATCCTGATAAGCACCGCGTCCTGCTTCAAAATCAAAATCGACACCCGTGGTGCTGAGCGAACCGATCTCGAAGATCAGCGGTTCATCAAGCATCAGGGCGCGGTTGCCGGTAAAGGTGGCGGCCGCCTCGCCCTCGACTGCGTTCATTTCGGGGCGCCAGCCAGACTGGTTGATCGTGCTCATGCCAGCACCTCCTCAAGCGCGGCGGCAAGCGTCTCGACGTCCTCCGCCGTGGTGGTTTCGGTGACCGCGACAACGAGGCCGTTGGCCAGCGCGTCCTCACCCGGATACAGGCGGCCCAGCGAGACGCCGGCAAGGATGCCCTTGTCGGCAAGTTCGCGCACGACCGGGCGGGCTTCCTTGCTCAGCTCCAGCGTGAACTCATTAAAGAATGTCGGCGTCACCAACTCGACCCCCGGCACCTTGGCCAAGCGATCAGCGGCCGTCGTTGCGCCGACATGGTTCACGGTTGCGAGATTGCGCAGCCCTGCCTCGCCCAGCAGAGTCATGTGGATCGACCATGCAAGCGCGCACAACACGGACGAAGTGCAGATGTTCGACGTCGCCTTCTCGCGCCGGATATGCTGCTCGCGGGTCGACAGCGTCAGCACGAAGCCGCGCTTGCCCTCGGCATCCACCGTCTCACCGGTCAGCCGCCCCGGCATCTGGCGGACGTACTTTTCCTTGCAGCCGAACAGGCCGACATAGGGGCCGCCGAACTGCAGCCCGACGCCGATCGACTGGCCCTCGCCGACGACGATGTCCGCGCCCATTTCGCCCGGCGACTTGATCGCGCCCAGCGCCACCGGCTCGGTCACCACCGCAACCAGCAGCGCCTTCTTCGCCTGGCACGCCGCGGCAAGGTCGGACAGGTCGGAAATGCGACCGAGAATGTCGGGATATTGCACCACGACGCACGAGGTGTCGTCGTCGATCAGGTCGATCAGCTTCGCCGTATCCGGCTCGGCGGTCAGCTCGGGCGTCGCGGTGACCAGCGTGTCGCCGGTGTACTTGGCCATGGTGTTGGCGACCGAAACATAATGCGGGTGCAGCCCGCCCGACAGGATCGCCTTGGCGCGCTTGGTGATGCGCCGCGCCATGCCGATCGCCTCCCAGCACGCGGTCGATCCGTCATACATCGACGCATTGGCGACATCGGTGCCCAGCAAGCGCGCGACCTGGGTCTGGAACTCGAACATCACCTGCAGCGTGCCCTGCGCGATCTCGGGCTGATAGGGCGTATAGGCGGTCAGGAACTCGCCGCGCTGGATGATGTGATCGACGCTCGCCGGCACATGGTGGCGATACGCCCCGCACCCGATGAAGAAGGGCGCCGCCCCCGCCGACAGGTTCTTGCCCGCCAGCTTCGACATGTGCCGCTCGACCGCCAGCTCGCTGGCATGCATCGGCAGCCCCGCGACCGGCCCGGTCAGCCGCGCGCTTTCGGGGACATCGGCGAACAGATCGTCGATCGTCGCGGCATTGACCGCGGCGAGCATCGCCTGCCGGTCGGACGGGGTAAGGGGAAGGTAGCGCATTCCAGACAGTCTCCCCCCTCCCTGCAAGGGAGGGGCCGGGGGTGGGTCAGCGGCGGCGGAGGCTCGATGCCTCCGGCGGCGCTTTTCGGGGATGCGGTGACGGGGCTCGCTGCGCTCGCCACCCACCCCCCATCCCCTCCCTTGCAGGGAGGGGAGCTAGAAGATCACAGCTTGCTCACGAACTCCGCATAGGCGCTCTCGTTCATCAACCCATCAAGCTCGCTCGTGTCGCTCAGCGTCATCTTGAAGAACCAGCCATCGCCCTCGGGGTCTTCGTTCACCAGCGCGGGATTGTCCTCCAGCGCCGGGTTCCCCTCGATCACCGTGCCGCTGACCGGCGCATAGACGTCGCTCGCCGCCTTGACGCTTTCGACCACCGCGGCGTCGTCGCCCTTGCTGACGGTCTTGCCCTCTTCGGGCACCTCGACGAACACGATGTCGCCCAGCTGGCTCTGCGCATATTCGGAGATGCCGACGGTCGCGATCTCGCCGTCGAGTTCGATCCA
The genomic region above belongs to Sphingomonas sp. J315 and contains:
- the gcvPB gene encoding aminomethyl-transferring glycine dehydrogenase subunit GcvPB codes for the protein MSTINQSGWRPEMNAVEGEAAATFTGNRALMLDEPLIFEIGSLSTTGVDFDFEAGRGAYQDRLGGLNRNKDIGLPGLSEPEAVRHYTRLSRQNYGIDLGFFPLGSCTMKHNPRLNERMARLPGFADIHPLQPVDTVQGALEVIDQLAHWLVTLTGMKAVAMSPKAGAHGELCGILAIKAALEARGEDRRVVLVPESAHGTNPATAAFAGFTVEDIPATPDGRVDVAALTARLGPDVAGVMITNPNTCGLFERDLKTISDAVHAAGGYVYCDGANFNAIVGKVRPGDLGVDAMHINLHKTFSTPHGGGGPGSGPVVLSEALAPFAPLPFVEQQDGRFVLVEEETAGEHHGSSFGRMVSFHGQMGMFTRALTYILSHGADGLRQVAEDSVLNANYVLRSLEDVLDAPFANSGPCMHEAIFSDRGLAEGFSTLDIAKGLIDEGFHPMTVYFPLVVHGAMLVEPTETESKAALDQFIGAFRSVAQRAKAGDAALKTAPHFAPRRRLDETLAARKPVLVWKEPAQVSGAAQAAE
- the gcvPA gene encoding aminomethyl-transferring glycine dehydrogenase subunit GcvPA, with translation MRYLPLTPSDRQAMLAAVNAATIDDLFADVPESARLTGPVAGLPMHASELAVERHMSKLAGKNLSAGAAPFFIGCGAYRHHVPASVDHIIQRGEFLTAYTPYQPEIAQGTLQVMFEFQTQVARLLGTDVANASMYDGSTACWEAIGMARRITKRAKAILSGGLHPHYVSVANTMAKYTGDTLVTATPELTAEPDTAKLIDLIDDDTSCVVVQYPDILGRISDLSDLAAACQAKKALLVAVVTEPVALGAIKSPGEMGADIVVGEGQSIGVGLQFGGPYVGLFGCKEKYVRQMPGRLTGETVDAEGKRGFVLTLSTREQHIRREKATSNICTSSVLCALAWSIHMTLLGEAGLRNLATVNHVGATTAADRLAKVPGVELVTPTFFNEFTLELSKEARPVVRELADKGILAGVSLGRLYPGEDALANGLVVAVTETTTAEDVETLAAALEEVLA
- the gcvH gene encoding glycine cleavage system protein GcvH; the protein is MSRYFTEDHEWIELDGEIATVGISEYAQSQLGDIVFVEVPEEGKTVSKGDDAAVVESVKAASDVYAPVSGTVIEGNPALEDNPALVNEDPEGDGWFFKMTLSDTSELDGLMNESAYAEFVSKL